CGACGCCGACGCCGTACCTCTTCATCGGCTTCGCGGTGGTGATGAGCCTCATCGCGGTGGCGCTGGCTGTGCTCCTCTGCTCCCGCCGCAGGGAGGGAGGCCGCGAGGACGAGGAGGCGGTCCCGGCCGGGATGATGTCTGTGCGCGTGCTGACGCCGTTGGACAGGGAGGTGCccaaggtggtggtggtgatggccgGCGACGACATGCCGTCCTTCCTCGCCAGCGCCACGCCGCTCGCCTTCGCCGAGGCGGCCAAGGTGCAGCGCCCGTACTGCCAGTGCGGCGCCAAGGACGTCGCCGCCCCCGTATAGCTAACTGTGGCTCTCTCGCCGCCGATCGACACCCAAGTATATATGTGTCGGTTAAATCAAACGGGGGGAGCTAAATTTTGCTTCTTTTATGTAGATTATTACACTAGTTTACATCATTTTCCTCCCTAATTAGTAGTTTTGGTGCAACGATGCGAATGCGGTGCTGTGGCCTTGTCCAGGTGGCTTGTTGTTCGGAGCTTCAGAGCATGTAGCGAGTGCGCAATTAATATGCTAATTTGGTTGCATAAAATTTCCTGTTCTTATAAATATTTTTTTATGTGAGCATGATTTGACTTTTAGCTAGTTCTGCTGGCATTTGCTTTGATGCGACTTGCTATTTCCTGGTCGTCCGACCTAAAGATATATCCAGTGAGATATCCATAATCTTGAAGTGGCACAAAAAAAATGTGTATAAATTTAGATAAAGAAGTGTGCAAGAACCGATTTGCAGATATTTAAACCAGGAGAGTATCTACTGATACAAGTGGTATCACTGGATACTTCCCCTAGAGCTGCACATAGTTTTGGATGTACATCTTCCCATTTCGTTTTATTTTTTCGGGGAACATCTTCTTAATTTTCCCTTTTTGAAAGGTATCTTCCCAATTTTCATTAGATAAAAAATTAGGATATTCCTTTTCTAAATAAAAACCTTCCAGTGGAATTAGATCCCTATTTGAGACACAGAGTGTTGCTCCAGTTCTGCAAGAGTTAATTTAACTATTCCTGTACTTCGAAAGCTTTGTTCTGTGGATGGCGGTTCTACCTATCCATGGGATCAATTATAAGTAATTAAGAAAAAACACGCTGCACGCTATAATTCCTGTCAtcaccccccaccccccacccccccccccttcccggACCCACTTGTGATCCACACTGTCCACGCACATGTTGCCACGTGTCACCCATGGCCCACTACTCGGTATCACTGGCTGCGTAGGACTTGGGTGCCCGTAGCGCTCGTCATCTTTTTTgggtttatttttattttcaaaaatatttcttTTCTGTAATTTTGCAAAATCTATTAAATCAACTTAAAGCTTGAATAATTTGAATCTGCCTAAACCAAACTTTAAGATAGACATATCAGATATGAACATGGGGTAGAAAAATCCAGTGAATCTGAATATGCAATTTGTTTCCATTATTAAGCATGTTATAATTCCTGGACCATGCATTTTTGCATTTTAAATGGTAGAATTGTTGAAATCACACAAAAAAACATGCCTTGGAATGGTGATACAAGGCTTTAGAAAAAAAATGGGTCTGTTTTCTCACAAACGCGTCCCATCTCACCTCAAATACGGCAAATGTAGTGGCATAGTACAGTAGAGACCTGAACTCTTTCAATGACCTATGGTAATGGTGTCTGCATATTCTGCCATGCACAAAAATGGTGCCACACATCAGGAAGGACCTTCTGAATGGCCCTTTCATCAATGCATCTCCATCGGTAATTATGGACTTGGGCTTCTGCTGACACATAGCTCTAATGAACGCCTCGAGCAGCCAAACATATGTACCTTCTGTTTCTAACACAATAGCGCAGGCGAATACCGTGGTGCAAGTATGCAGCGATGGTTGTTCAGGCCGATGAAAGGGATGAAAGGCATTCCATACCTATTAATCTTGTACGTATTGTCAAAGACGATCACGTCACCGTAGTCCAGATAATCCTGAGATGACTGTGAGTCGCACCAGAACATGCTTTTGTGCCTTCCTTTAGCATCATAGTGTATTCAATGAAAAAATATGGATCCTTGTCCTTCCTGGTCATCATGATTCCAATGGCAGTGTCAGCATTTCCCTTTGCAAGTAGTTTCATCTTCTCCCTGCAACACATATTATACAGATTCTTTCTCCCAAACCCTGACTTAGCAAACAACCCATACCTGCCGATGAAGTTGTCCACAATTATGTGTTTTCTATCCCAGATCCTACCATAGCTAAGATTTCTACTCTCTGGAATTCCTTGATCTTATTATGAGATCGAAGAAACGGGACTTCGTTCGGTTTATCAAGAACGTGGTTGTGATCATCGACGTATCTACTAAGATACAAAATTTCACGATTTTTATCAAGCTTCACAGTACCACCGAATCTCCAGTCTAAGCCTACGGGTCTGGCCTTCCAAGGTACAAAACTTGTTCTGTCATTTGTCCAGCCCTAGAACAAAGATACCTCCTCAAGCGAATACTTGTTGTGGGGCCTTTTCCTCATTTCAGCAAGTCCCTCCTAATGTCGAACCCACGTGCCTTCATGTACTTGTAGAACATGTATGCCTCCCCTTCTAAACTCAGTGTATTTTCCATCACCTCCCAATGCCTATCCTCGGACCTTTGTTGGTATTTATTGTAGCCAATGTCTAATTCAAAAACATCATCGGCATGGTCATCATGCCCGCTAGCACCACTGCATCCCCCTTATGAAATTAAACAGAGAACCATATAAGTCACTCAACTATTATATCCTTACTTGCCCTACATAATTCTCAAACATACTTGGCTCCCGCTCTCTGCATAAGATGCATCAACATCGTTTAGCGCACTGTCATCATCGATTTTGGTGTGCTCATTGTCACCATTGACATCTACCGGCGCAGATTTAAAGTAAGACATGTAAGTGGTAGTGCAATTGCTATTCCATTCCTTTCCCTACATATTTTTTTAACATACCTGGCTCGCACTTTTAGCATAAGATTCATCTATATCACAGTGCTCATTATCATCATCGACATGTACCTATACATATTCAAAGAAAGACGTGTAAGTGCCAATGTAGTGGTTTGTCTTCAAATTTTTTTGTCAACGTTCACGCCACTTACATTGCCACTGTACAATTCATGCTGACTCATATAGTTCTCCTCGGGAGGTAGGTTCACATTCGGTGACGAGGATCCATTCTCACTACTGGAATCTTCATCGACATATTCGGTTTTGTGCTCCATCGTACACCTTTAAATAAAGTGTTGGATCAATCTGAACACTGAACAACGTATGGGTTTATTTTTCACCCGACATATCTAGTGTTTAGATTGATCCAGGTTTATTTTTCACCCGACATATCTAGTGTTCAGCTTGGGGAGGGGGGAGGGCATGTGTGTCGGGTTTATTTTTCACCCGACATATCGGTACAACGTACGGCGTATGCAGGCAGGCGGGTATACGTATGGCAGTGGGTAAAGACTTTACACGTttagtggtggtggtgggggtgttACCGAAGCGGGACTCAAAACAGCTTTAAGTTTAATTTCAGTTTGTATCGGGTAACTTGCCCTTGAGACTTACCCAAGTTCCATCGTGGGCTCTAATTTATGTCAAATGCACTTTGTCATTAATATAATAATAAATAGCAATAATCCCACATCCACCGGCCCTTTAGAGACATTTTACAAATCTTTcctctcctcccccacccccacactAATTTTTACTGGGGTGGGCCCCTTCCTCCCCCTATTGTCAATCGAAAACATCCACCTGCGCCCTTCCGTTAATTTATGTACTAGTAGAAAATAGTCCGTACATGTAGCATCACTCGATAAATAAGTGCATCCCCGATCTCAAATAGAGGGTGTGTGGAGATGTGTCTTCGTTGGATCTCACGGTattcggtcggtgctggtcttTGATGGATTTGTTTGGATTCGATCTTCGTTCGTCTTTGTTTGGGTTATTACAGATTTGATCCTTTCGATCTATGACTTTCTTCATCGGTAATGGTTGTTGCTCTAGTGCGTTGATCATATGGGGCTTTAACACGACGACTTCCCGGCCATCTACTGTAATAAGGTTTGCCAAACTCCGGCAGGGGAGGCGATcggtgcgccttcggctcgctccagtgcttttagtcgttgctaggtggtccaTTGACCTGGTGTAATTCACCAACAAGaggtgtgatacatctccaacgtatctataatttatgaagtattcatgtcatgtttacaacaattttatatggtttttatatgatttgaatggaactaacccggactggcgctgttttcagcagaactaccatggtgttgtttttggtgcagaaataaaagttctcaggattggctaaaactttttgatgattttttttggaacaaaagagacctccgaagcttcgtgggaggactagaagagccacgaggtgcccacgaggcaccaaGGCACGTCTAGTGGGGTGATGGTGCGttggtgccttgtgggcccatcTTGTTGGGGAACatcgtaatttaaaaaaaatcctacgcacacccaagatcatggtgatgcatagcaacgagaggggagagtgtgtccacgtaccctcgtagaccgaaagcggaagcgttagcacaacgcggttgatgtagtcgtacgtcttcatgatccgaccgatcaagtaccaaacgcacggcacctccgagttcagcacacgttcagctcgatgacgtccctcgaactccgatccagccgagctttgagggatagttccgtcagcacaacggcgtggtgacgatgatgatgttctaccgacgcagggctttgcctaagcaccgctatgatattatcgaggtggactatggtggagggaggcaccgcacatggctaagagatcaatgatcaattgttgtgtctctagggggtgcctccctccctgtatataaaggagtggaggagggggagggggccggccacccttggcgcaccccatgaggagtcctactcccatcgggagtaggactccccccccccttccttgttggagtaggagagggaaggaagaggaaggagggaggaaggaaagggggggcgggccccctcccaattcggattgggattgggggggcctcccttgctcctttcccctcctttccactaaagcccattaaggcccatatacctcccggggggttccgataacctcccggagctccggtattgtcccaatctcacccggaaccattctggtgtccaaatatagtcgtccaatatatcgatctttatgtctcgaccatttcaagactcctcgtcatgtccatgatcacatctgggactccgaactgccttcggtacatcaaaacacataaactcataatataaccgttatctaactttaagcgtgcggaccctacgggttcgagaactatgtagacatgaccgagacacgtctccggtcaataaccaatagcggaacctggatgctcatattggctcccacatattctatgaagatctttatcgatcaaatcgcataacaacatacgttgttccctttgtcatcggtatgttacttgcccgagattcgaacgtcggtatctcaatacctagttcaatctcgttaccggaaagtctctttactcgttacgtaatgcattatcccgtaactaactcattagctacattgcttgcaaggcttatagtgatgtgcattaccgagagggcccagagatacctctccgacaatcggagtgacaaatcctaatctcgaaatacgtcaactcaacaagtaccttcgaagacacctgtagatcacctttataatcacccagttatgttgtgacatttggtagcacacaaagtgttcctacggtaaatgggagttacataatctcatagtcataggaacatgtataagtcaagaaagcaatagcaacatactaaacgatcaagtgctaagctaacggaatgggtcaactcaatcacatcattctcctactgatgtgatcccgttaatcaaatgacaactcatgtctatggctaggaaacttaaccatctttgattcacgagctagtcaagtagaggcatgctagtgacactatgtttgtctatgtattcacacatgtattatatttccggttaatacaattctagcatgaataataaacatttatcatgatataaggaaataaataacaactttattattgcctccagggcatatttccttcagtctcccactggcactagagtcaataatctagattacacagtaatgattctaacacccatggagccttggtgttgatcatgttttgctcgtggaagaggcttagtcaacgggtctgcaacattcagatccgtatgtatcttgcaaatctccatgtctcccacctggacttggtccctgtggaattgaagcgtctcttgatgtgcttggttctcttgtgaaatctggattcctttgccaaggcaattgcaccagtattgtcataaaagattttcattggacccgatgcactaggtatgacacctagatcggatatgaactccttcatccagactccttcatttgttgcttccgaagcagctatgtattccgcttcacatgtagatcccgccacgacgctttgtttagaactgcaccaactgacagctccaccgttcaatataaacacgtatccggtttgcgatttagaatcgtccagatcagtgtcaaagcttgcatcgacgtaaccatttacgactagctctttgtcacctccataaacgagaaacatatccttagtccttttcaggtatttcaagatgttcttgaccgctgtccagtgatcactcctggattactttggtacctccctgctaaactaatagcaaggcacacatcaggtctggtacacagcattgcatacatgatagagcctatggctgaagcatagggaacttctttcattttctctctatcttctgcagcggtcgggcattgagtctgactcaattgcacaccttctattacaggcaagaaccctttctttgcttgatccattttgaacttcttcaaaactttatcaaggtatgtactttgtgaaagtccaattaagcgtcttgatctatctctatagatcttgatgcccaatatataagcagcttcaccgaggtctttcattgaaaaacttttattcaagtatccttttatgctatccagaaattctatatcatttccaatcaataatatgtcatccacatataatattagaaatgctatagatctctcactcactttcttgtaaatacaggcttctccaaaagtctgtataaaaccatatgctttgatcacactatcaaagcgtttattccaactccgataggcttgcaccagtccataaatggatcgctggagcttggacactttgttagcatcctttggatcgacaaaaccttctggttgcatcatatacaactcttcttccagaaatccattcaggaatgcagtttttacatccatttgccaaatttcataatcataaaatgcggaaattgctaacatgattcggaaagacttaagcatcgctacgggtgagaaagtctcatcatagtcaaccccttgaacttgtcgaaaaccttttgcaacaagtcgagctttgtagacaataacattaccatcaatgtcagtcttcttcttgaagatccatttattctcgatggcttacccatcatcgggcaagtcaaccaaagtccacactttgttctcatacaaggatccatctcagatttcatggcctcaagccattttgcggaatctgggttcatcgtcgcttcctcatagttcgtaggttcgccatggtcaagtaacatgacctccagaataggattaccataccactctggtgcggatcttactctggttgacctacgaggttcagtagtaacttgatttgaagtttcatgatcaacatgattagcttcctcacttattggtgtagtcgtcacaggaaccggtttctgtgaggaactattttccaataaaggagcgggtacagttacctcatcaagttctactttcctcccactcacttctttcgagagaactccttctctagaaaggatccattcttggcaacgaatgtcttgccttcggatctgtgatagaaggtgtacccaacagtttcctttgggtatcctatgaagacacatttccccgatttggattcgagcttatcaggttgaagctttttcacataagcatcgcagccccaaactttaagaaaagacaactttggtttcttgccaaaccacagttcataaggcgtcgtctcaactgattgccctatttaacgtgaatgcagccgtctctaaagcataaccccaaaatgatagcggtaaatcagtaagagacatcatagatcgcaccatatctagtaaagtacgataacgacgttcggacacaccattacgctatggtgttccgggtggcgtgagttgcgaaactattccgcattgtttcaaatgtagaccaaactcataattcaaatattctcctccacgatcagatcgtagaaactttattttcttgttccgatgattttcaacttcactctgaaatttttgaacttttcaaatgtttcagacttatgtttcattaagtagatatactcatatctgctcaaatcatctgtgaaggtgagaaaataacgatactcgccgcgagcctcaatattcattggaccacatacatcagtatgtatgatttccaataaatcagttgctcgctccatagttccggagaacggcgttttagtcatgttgcccatgaggcatggtttgcaagtaccaagtgattcataatcaagtgattccaaaagtccatcagtatggggtttcttcatgcgctttacaccaatatgacctaaacggtagtgccacaaataagttgcactatcagtatcaactctgcatcttttggcttcaacattatgaatatgtgtatcactactatcgagattcatcagaaatagaccactctttaagggtgcatgaccataaaagatattactcatataaatagaacaaccattattctcagatttaaatgaataaccgtctcgcatcaaacaagattcagatataatgttcatgctcaacgctggcaccaaataacaattatttaggtctaaaactaatcccgaaggtagatgtagaggtagcgtgccgatggcgatcacatcggctttggaaccatttcccacgcgcatcgtcacctcgtccttagccagtgtcctcttaatccgtagtccctgtttcatgttgcaaatattagcaacagaaccagtatcaaatacccatgtgctactgcgagctctggtaaggtacacatcaataacatgtatatcacatatacctttgttcaccttgccatccttcttatccgccaaatacttggggcagttccgcttccagtgtctagtctgcttgcagtagaagcactcagtctcaagcttaggtccagacttgggtttcttctcttgagcagcaacttgtttgtcgttcttcttgaagttccccttcttcttccctttgccctttttcttgaaattggtggtcttattgaccatcaacacttgctgctccttcttgatttctacctccgcagcctttagcattgtgaagagctcgggaattgtcttgttcatcccttgcatattatagttcatcacgaagctcttgtagcttgg
Above is a window of Triticum aestivum cultivar Chinese Spring chromosome 6B, IWGSC CS RefSeq v2.1, whole genome shotgun sequence DNA encoding:
- the LOC123136792 gene encoding protein GLUTAMINE DUMPER 2, translating into MRNGALDAQMNGGGASSSPMIPPPFWSTPTPYLFIGFAVVMSLIAVALAVLLCSRRREGGREDEEAVPAGMMSVRVLTPLDREVPKVVVVMAGDDMPSFLASATPLAFAEAAKVQRPYCQCGAKDVAAPV